The Amycolatopsis endophytica genome includes the window TCGCGCGTGGACCGGTCCTGCTCATCTGCGGTCTGGCGCTGGCCGGAACCAGTCCGGCGTTCCTCTGGTCGCCGTACGCGGACGCGATCGGCGACCTGGTGCGGCCGGGACGACGGGAGCGGATGCTCGCGTTGATCCCGTGCGGTACCGCGTTCGCGGTCGCCGTCGCCGGACCGCTGGCCCTGCTCGTGCCCGGCTGGCGCGTGGTCTGGCTGGTCTTCGCCGTGCTGGCCCTCGCGACCACCGTCTACAACGGACTACTGCTCCCGCGTGGCGCAGTGGTGCCCGCGCGGGGAAGGCTGTCTCCGGGCTGGTTCACCCGCCGCCGGGCCCTTCCGCTGGATGCGACCGCGCTGTCCTACGGCCTGCTCGGCTCCGTCTACTGGACGTACGCGGTCGCGGCCGTCCGCGCCATCCCCGGCCCGCTGTTCTGGACAGTGGTGGGACTGTCCGGCACCGCCGGAGTGATGACCGCGCGCCTGCTGTCCCGGCTCGGGCCCTCCACCGGCCATCTGGTCCTGCTGCTCGCGCAGGCCGCCGCGCTCGCGCTGCTCGGGGTGGCGCCGGGGGTGCCTGCCGCCGCGGTCGGCTCGGCCCTGCTGTACGGGTTCGGTTTCCTGGCGTTCGGCGGGCTGATGGCGGTGTGGGCCTACCGGGTGTTCCCGGAACAGCGCGCCACCGGCTTGAGCGCCACGTTCCTCATGATCGGCGCCGGTTCGGTCGCCGGGCCGGCGGTCCTCGGCGCGGTCGCCGCGCACCACGGGCTCGGCGCCGCCTTCCTGGTCACGGCCGCCTCCAGGGCCCTCACCACGCTCGCCCGGCCCCGTCGTGCGGTGCCCGGCCTCGCCGTTCCTGATTCCACAGTGGAGGAGTGGGGTTCGTCTCGGACGCCGGGAGGACCGCGGCCGCTGCGGTAATTTGGGCCATCGTGCCCGCTGATGCCCTCTCCAGTCTCGGCCCGTGGCAGCTGGCGTTCCTCGTGGTCGCCGGTGTCGGCGCGGGCCTGACCGGATCGATCGCCGGGCTCGCGTCGCTGGTGTCGTATCCGGCGCTGCTGGCGGTGGGTGTCCCGCCGGTCAGCGCGAACGTGACGAACACGGTGGCGCTCATGGGCAACACGGTCGGCGCCGCGGCCGGTTCACGCCCCGAGCTGCGCGGGCAGCGGAGCCGGTTGCTGCGGCTGTGCGCGATCACCGCGGTCGGTGGCGCGGCGGGCAGCGCGCTGCTGCTGCTCACCCCCGACGGCACGTTCGCCTACGTCGTCCCGTTCCTCATCGCCGGCGCCTCGGTGCTGCTGTTGTTCTCCCCGCGACTCGCGGAGCGGGCCGGCCGCGGTGACGGCGGGGTGACGGCCGGGACCGCGACGGGCGCGTTCCTCGTCGCCATCTACGGCGGCTACTTCGGTGCCGCGGCCGGGGTCGTCATGCTCGCGCTGCTGTCCGCCGCGTGGACGCAGCCGCTGGCGCGCACGAACGCGGCGAAGAACATCGTGACCGGGGCCGCCAACATGGTGGCGGCGGTGGTGTTCGCCTTCACCGGTCCCGTCTTGTGGCCGGCGGCGGTCGCGTTGTGCGTGGGGTTGGTCGCGGGGTCGTTCGTCGGGCCCGCCGTGGTCCGGCGGGTGCCCGCAGCGC containing:
- a CDS encoding MFS transporter, whose translation is METVTEGRVAVAGMSAIGVGYGFARYGYGLFLPRLEAEFSLSVAQTGLIGSLTYAGYLAALAAVGALVAKVGPRPLILTGGVTAAAGLALAAVARGPVLLICGLALAGTSPAFLWSPYADAIGDLVRPGRRERMLALIPCGTAFAVAVAGPLALLVPGWRVVWLVFAVLALATTVYNGLLLPRGAVVPARGRLSPGWFTRRRALPLDATALSYGLLGSVYWTYAVAAVRAIPGPLFWTVVGLSGTAGVMTARLLSRLGPSTGHLVLLLAQAAALALLGVAPGVPAAAVGSALLYGFGFLAFGGLMAVWAYRVFPEQRATGLSATFLMIGAGSVAGPAVLGAVAAHHGLGAAFLVTAASRALTTLARPRRAVPGLAVPDSTVEEWGSSRTPGGPRPLR
- a CDS encoding sulfite exporter TauE/SafE family protein encodes the protein MPADALSSLGPWQLAFLVVAGVGAGLTGSIAGLASLVSYPALLAVGVPPVSANVTNTVALMGNTVGAAAGSRPELRGQRSRLLRLCAITAVGGAAGSALLLLTPDGTFAYVVPFLIAGASVLLLFSPRLAERAGRGDGGVTAGTATGAFLVAIYGGYFGAAAGVVMLALLSAAWTQPLARTNAAKNIVTGAANMVAAVVFAFTGPVLWPAAVALCVGLVAGSFVGPAVVRRVPAAPLRVVIALAGLGLAATLGWQAWA